One window of Cucurbita pepo subsp. pepo cultivar mu-cu-16 chromosome LG19, ASM280686v2, whole genome shotgun sequence genomic DNA carries:
- the LOC111781586 gene encoding MLO-like protein 8, which yields MLLVYYLCLSLLWGKSLAAPAGGDGTTRELDQTPTWAVAGVCAVIIIISITLEKLLHKAGTWLTDKHKRALYEALEKVKAELMILGFISLLLTFGQSYIIKICIPTGVANTMLPCAAAKDDKMEKDAGGADEGEHHRRLLWYERRYLAAVGPVSCKDDHVPLISISGLHQLHLFIFFLAVFHVVYSAITMMLGRLKIRGWKAWEEETSTHNYEFSNDNARFRLTHETSFVRAHTSFWAKLPVFFYIGCFFRQFFRSVGKADYLALRNGFIAVHLAPGSKFDFQKYIKRSLEDDYKIIVGVSPVLWASFVVFLLINVYGWQALFWTSLIPVIIILAVGTKLQGVMTNMALEITERHAVVQGIPLVQASDKYFWFGKPQLVLYLIHFALFSNAFQITYFFWIWYSFGLKSCFHTDFKLAIIKIGLGVGVLCLCSYITLPLYALVTQMGTRMKKSIFDEQTSKALKKWRMAVKKKQGKSPTRKLGSPSASPMHSSSGYTLHRFKTTGHSNGSSMYDENEASDYEVDPVSPKTPAANFTVRVDAGDGHENEIMESQHSERRNEDDFSFAKPAPTKGSA from the exons ATGTTGCTGGTTTATTACCTGTGTTTGAGTTTGTTGTGGGGCAAATCGTTGGCGGCTCCTGCCGGCGGCGATGGCACCACGAGGGAGCTTGATCAGACTCCGACATGGGCTGTTGCTGGTGTTTGTGCTGTTATCATCATTATTTCTATCACCTTGGAGAAACTCCTTCATAAAGCTGGAACG TGGCTTACAGATAAGCATAAGAGAGCTCTTTATGAAGCTCTGGAGAAGGTTAAAGCTG AGCTGATGATTCTGGGCTTCATTTCACTGCTCCTCACCTTTGGCCAGAGCTACATCATTAAAATCTGCATTCCCACAGGGGTTGCAAACACTATGTTACCGTGTGCAGCAGCTAAGGATGacaaaatggaaaaggatGCTGGCGGAGCCGATGAAGGTGAGCATCATCGACGACTTCTATGGTATGAACGGAGGTACCTGGCTGCTGTTGGCCCTGTTAGTTGCAAGGAT GATCATGTGCCGCTTATATCTATCTCAGGATTGCATCAGCTGCACTTGTTTATCTTCTTCTTAGCTGTATTTCATGTAGTATACAGCGCCATCACAATGATGCTTGGGAGACTAAAG ATTCGAGGTTGGAAGGCATGGGAGGAGGAGACCTCAACTCACAATTATGAGTTCTCAAATG ATAATGCACGATTCAGGCTTACTCACGAGACATCATTTGTGAGAGCCCACACGAGCTTTTGGGCAAAACTTCCTGTCTTTTTTTACATT GGATGCTTCTTCCGACAATTTTTCAGGTCCGTTGGTAAGGCTGACTACTTGGCATTACGCAATGGATTCATCGCC GTTCATCTAGCTCCGGGAAGTAAGTTTGActtccaaaaatatattaaaaggtCCTTAGAAGATGACTACAAGATTATTGTGGGAGTGAG TCCCGTGCTTTGGGCATCGTTCGTCGtcttcttacttataaacgtTTATG GATGGCAGGCATTGTTTTGGACATCCTTAATCCCTGTGATT ATAATCCTGGCTGTTGGAACAAAGCTTCAGGGAGTTATGACAAACATGGCTCTTGAAATTACAGAAAGACATGCTGTTGTCCAAGGAATTCCTCTTGTTCAGGCAtcagataaatatttttggtttGGCAAGCCTCAGCTGGTTCTTTATCTCATCCACTTCGCTTTATTTTCG AATGCATTCCAAATAACGTATTTCTTCTGGATTTGG TATTCGTTCGGGCTAAAATCCTGCTTCCATACTGATTTCAAGCTCGCAATTATAAAAATCGGTCTCGG GGTTGGTGTTCTTTGTCTTTGCAGCTACATTACTCTTCCACTATATGCTCTTGTGACTCAG ATGGGCACACGTATGAAGAAGTCAATCTTTGATGAACAAACATCAAAGGCACTCAAAAAGTGGCGCATGGCTGTTAAGAAGAAGCAAGGAAAGTCCCCAACTCGAAAACTCGGTAGCCCGAGCGCTTCGCCGATGCATTCATCATCAGGATACACATTGCATCGTTTCAAGACCACAGGTCACTCAAACGGATCATCCATGTACGACGAGAACGAGGCATCGGATTACGAAGTAGATCCCGTGTCGCCTAAAACACCGGCTGCAAATTTTACAGTTAGAGTAGACGCTGGTGATGGACATGAGAACGAAATAATGGAATCCCAGCATTCAGAaagaaggaatgaagatgATTTCTCATTTGCCAAACCTGCACCCACCAAAGGCTCTGCTTAA
- the LOC111781584 gene encoding plant intracellular Ras-group-related LRR protein 4-like codes for MEALISPKTTQEVVGEIMKLHRSLPVRPGIDEVEGARVLISNVDKESQMKLEAIERQTKNQGVPEELSKILLDMQRNFIAFKSKEDKWEALKLLEIEDVHYLFDEMLQRASKCVSTPSTSSTSSQTPNTLSSTFHSASTANQNRTSAVPSVSGSISTSTAAAPSSLLYKSDNGPTKTTTQLFSRDDSYVPKGKPAAYMDGFGARPGVSSSPFIKDPSLKLANSSGKDGDKYNLMSLASFIEKARKGGSRKLDLRNKLMSQVEWLPDTIGKLTSLVSLDLSENRLVALPEAIGALSQLEKLDLHANRISELPGPFTDLTSLVHLDLRGNQLVSLPAAFGKLIHLEDIDLSSNLLTSLPESIGNLVRLRRLNVETNNIEEIPHTIGRCISLRELTADYNRLKALPEAIGKIETLEILSVRYNNLRQLTTTMSSLVNLRELDVSFNELESVPESLCFATRLVKMNIGNNFADLQSLPRSIGNLEMLEELDISNNQIRFLPGSFRMLTQLCVLRAEENPFEVPPRQIFEKGAQAVVQYMIDLHENREVRSQPVRQKKKWCHMFLVRGSNQRQSNPISNLRA; via the exons ATGGAGGCGTTGATTTCTCCTAAAACCACTCAAGAAGTGGTGGGTGAGATTATGAAACTTCACAGATCTTTGCCGGTCCGGCCTGGAATTGATGAAGTCGAAGGTGCCAGGGTCCTGATTAGCAATGTCGATAAGGAATCCCAAATGAAACTCGAAGCCATTGAAAGACAAACCAAGAACCAAGGCGTCCCAGAAGAGCTTTCAAAGATCTTGCTCGATATGCAGAGGAATTTCATCGCCTTCAAAAGCAAAGAAGACAAGTGGGAAGCCTTGAAATTGCTGGAAATTGAAGATGTCCACTACCTGTTCGACGAAATGCTTCAAAGAGCTTCGAAGTGCGTTTCTACTCCTTCAACCTCTTCAACCTCTTCACAAACTCCCAATACCCTTTCCTCTACTTTCCATTCAGCTTCTACCGCTAATCAGAACAGAACCTCCGCCGTTCCTTCTGTGTCTGGGAGTATCAGTACCTCAACCGCCGCCGCCCCTTCAAGCTTGTTATACAAGTCCGACAATGGACCTACAAAAACCACCACTCAATTATTCTCTCGAGATGATAGTTATGTCCCAAAAGGCAAGCCAGCGGCGTATATGGATGGCTTTGGAGCTAGACCAGGCGTTTCTTCCTCACCCTTTATTAAAGATCCATCCTTAAAACTTGCAAATTCTTCAG GTAAAGATGGTGACAAATATAACTTGATGTCTCTGGCTAGTTTCATTGAGAAAGCAAGGAAGGGCGGCAGTCGAAAGCTTGATCTCCGGAACAAGCTGATGAGCCAAGTAGAATGGCTGCCTGATACTATAGGGAAGCTAACCAGTTTGGTGTCTTTAGATTTGTCTGAGAATCGTCTTGTGGCTCTACCAGAAGCCATTGGAGCACTTTCCCAGTTGGAGAAATTGGATTTGCATGCCAATAGGATCAGCGAACTTCCTGGCCCTTTCACAGATCTCACCAGTTTGGTTCATTTGGACCTCAGGGGAAACCAGTTGGTATCTCTTCCTGCTGCTTTTGGGAAGCTGATTCATCTTGAGGATATTGATCTGAGTTCAAATTTGCTCACTTCACTTCCTGAATCCATTGGTAATCTTGTGAGGCTGAGAAGATTGAATGTGGAGACGAACAATATCGAAGAGATTCCTCATACGATTGGTCGGTGTATATCGCTCCGGGAGCTGACTGCCGATTATAACCGGCTTAAAGCGCTTCCTGAAGCTATAGGAAAGATTGAGACACTAGAGATTTTGTCTGTGCGTTATAACAACCTCAGACAATTGACAACAACCATGTCCTCTCTTGTGAATCTGAGGGAGCTTGATGTAAGTTTTAATGAGCTTGAATCCGTGCCAGAGAGCTTATGTTTCGCCACTAGACTCGTCAAGATGAACATCGGAAACAACTTTGCTGATCTGCAATCACTACCGAGGTCGATCGGGAATCTAGAAATGCTTGAAGAACTGGATATTAGCAATAACCAGATTCGGTTTCTTCCCGGTTCGTTCAGAATGCTAACTCAGCTTTGCGTGCTACGAGCAGAAGAGAATCCTTTTGAAGTACCCCCGAGACAGATATTCGAAAAGGGCGCTCAG GCTGTTGTTCAATACATGATTGATCTACATGAGAATAGAGAAGTCAGATCACAGCCAGTTAGACAGAAAAAGAAGTGGTGCCATATGTTCCTCGTACGTGGTTCAAACCAAAGGCAGAGCAACCCAATAAGCAACTTGAGGGCTTAA
- the LOC111781475 gene encoding trafficking protein particle complex subunit 11 isoform X2 — MIALRKRAEVDTKYVIFVKPNDASDLSQSLHRLRNSFSELANVFYKDEGRKLKTRIEKRTSSYTELNIRYCFKAAVYAEFLSDWIEALRFYEDAYNKLWEISGLPTRSLSIQRLVEIKTVAEQLHFKISTLLLHSGKVVEAVTWFRQHITLYSRLIGEPDTEFLHWEWMSRQFMVFAELLETSSTTSLSIPALGLGTGNKPLTEWEFHSAYYYQLAANYLKEKRSSFELISSMYINADELEKTTESLVPSVYVGQYCRLLEQVDVTLMQTVTDKEFLNNTIAGEKKHQEPFHMITLLKKAYESYSHAKAQRMSSFCACQIAKEHYAMDNLEEAKRHFDNVASLYRREGWITLLWEVLSYLRDLSRKHGIVKDYLEYSLEMAALPISFDVHMLSLRSKDCCPVNPATLDNREKIHNEIFNLVDEESVLASVEHGKELKVTGDNPVHLEIDLVSPLRLVLLASVAFHEQVIKPGVPTLITVSLLSHLPLTIELDQLEVHFNQSECNFIVVNAERLPSAAMASDQDGHRVEQAPSLALSSNKWLRMTYQIKSDQSGKLECTSVIAKIRPNFTICCRAESPASMDDLPVWKFENHLETLPTKDPALAFSGLKTIQVEELDPEVDLILSASTPALVGETFIVPVTVVSKGPDIHSGELKINLVDVRGGGLFSPRETESFSSSHHVELLGISGMEDNADSHLISDEAMKIKQSFGLISVPFLKRGEPWSCKLQIKWHRAKPIMLYVSLGYSPLSDDPNAQKINVHRSLQIDGKPAVTIGHHILLPFRRDALLLSRTKAIPQSDQSLSLPLNETCILVISAQNCTEVPLQLLSMSIEADNDGTEEKSCSIKNASSNLVDPALLTPGEEFKKVFTVTSEINSSKQIRLGNVLLRWKRHSKTEDQYDANVGSVLTTQSLPDVDIEFSPLIVCMESPPYAILGDPFTYFIKIKNQSKLLQEVKFSLADVQSFVISGSHDDTISILPVSEHVLGYKLVPLASGMLQLPRFTLTSARYSASFQPSMAESTVFVFPSKPPCELADKGDAGPESSGPISTSLS, encoded by the exons ATGATTGCTCTGCGCAAACGTGCTGAAGTGGACACGAAATATGTCATCTTTGTTAAGCCTAATGATGCTTCGGATTTATCGCAATCCCTTCACAG GCTACGGAACTCCTTCTCAGAGCTAGCAAATGTATTCTATAAAGATGAAGGAAGGAAGTTGAAAACACGAATTGAAAAGAGGACCTCCAGTTACACTGAGTTGAATATTCGGTATTGCTTTAAA GCTGCCGTTTATGCAGAGTTCCTAAGTGACTGGATTGAAGCTTTACGCTTTTATGAGGATGCCTACAACAAGCTGTGGGAG ATTTCAGGGTTACCAACAAGGTCACTATCAATTCAGCGGTTGGTTGAGATTAAAACAGTTGCAGAGCAATTGCATTTTAAGATATCAACCTTGTTATTGCATAGTGGAAAGGTCGTTGAAGCAGTGACATGGTTCCGCCAACACATTACCTTGTACAGTAGGCTAATTGGAGAGCCAGATACTGAATTTCTTCACTGGGAATGGATGAGTAGACAATTTATGGTATTTGCCGAGTTGCTAGAGACAAGCTCAACAACTAGTCTTAGCATCCCAGCACTGGGTCTAGGCACTGGAAACAAGCCTTTAACTGAATGGGAGTTTCATTCAGCTTATTACTATCAG TTAGCCGCTAACTATCTGAAGGAGAAGAGATCATCTTTTGAACTGATATCATCAATGTACATAAATGCTGATGAATTGGAAAAAACTACCGAGTCTTTGGTACCGTCAGTATATGTGGGGCAGTATTGTAGGTTACTTGAACAAGTTGATGTAACGCTCATGCAAAC TGTTACAGATAAAGAGTTTCTGAATAATACCATTGCTGGAGAAAAGAAGCATCAAGAACCATTTCATATGATTACTCTCCTCAAGAAAGCTTATGAGTCGTATAGCCATGCCAAAGCTCAGAGAATGAGCTCTTTTTGTGCATGCCAGATTGCTAAAGAGCATTATGCAATGGACAATTTAGAAGAGGCAAAAAGACATTTTGATAACGTTGCAAGTTTATATAGGAGGGAGGGATGGATCACTTTGTTATGGGAAGTCCTCAGTTACCTGCGAGATTTGTCTAGGAAACATGGTATTGTGAAAGATTACTTGGAGTACTCTCTTGAAATGGCTGCACTTCCCATATCATTTGATGTTCATATGCTGTCTCTCAGATCCAAAGATTGCTGCCCAGTGAACCCTGCAACTCTAGACAATAGGGAAAAAATCCACaacgaaatatttaatctaGTTGATGAAGAATCAGTGTTGGCCTCAGTTGAACATGGCAAAGAACTCAAAGTAACGGGAGACAATCCTGTACATCTTGAAATTGATCTAGTGAGCCCTCTTAGATTGGTGCTTCTTGCTTCAGTTGCTTTTCATGAACAAGTAATCAAGCCTGGGGTGCCTACTCTGATTACCGTGTCACTTCTATCCCACTTGCCTCTTACCATTGAACTTGATCAATTAGAAGTTCACTTTAATCAGTCGGAGTGTAACTTTATCGTAGTAAATGCTGAAAGACTTCCTTCAGCTGCGATGGCCAGTGATCAAGATGGTCACAGAGTTGAGCAAGCTCCTTCTCTTGCACTTTCCTCAAATAAATGGCTACGGATGACATATCAAATTAAATCTg aTCAAAGTGGAAAACTCGAATGCACATCAGTTATTGCAAAGATACGGCCAAACTTTACAATCTGTTGCCGAGCTGAAAGCCCTGCTTCGATGGATGATTTACCTGTTTGGAAGTTTGAAAATCACCTGGAGACACTCCCAACAAAGGATCCCGCTCTAGCCTTTTCTGGCCTGAAGACAATCCAGGTTGAAGAGCTTGACCCAGAAGTGGATCTAATTTTAAGCGCTTCTACCCCtgcattagttggagagactTTCATAGTACCTGTAACCGTGGTCTCCAAGGGTCCTGATATTCACTCTGGCGAGTTAAAGATCAACCTGGTTGATGTGCGGGGAGGTGGTTTGTTTAGCCCAAGAGAAACAGAATCCTTTTCTAGTAGCCATCATGTTGAGCTTCTTGGCATTTCTGGTATGGAGGATAATGCAGACTCACATTTGATTTCTGATGAAGCAATGAAGATTAAGCAGTCCTTCGGACTGATTTCTGTTCCATTTCTAAAACGTGGAGAGCCCTGGTCCTGCAAACTGCAAATTAAATGGCACCGGGCTAAACCCATTATGCTTTATGTGTCCCTGGGTTACTCTCCACTTAGCGATGATCCAAATGCTCAAAAAATCAATGTTCACAGGAGCTTGCAGATTGATGGAAAGCCTGCTGTCACAATTGGTCATCACATTTTGCTGCCTTTCAGGCGGGATGCGTTGTTGCTTTCAAGAACTAAAGCAATCCCTCAGTCTGATCAGTCATTATCTCTGCCTCTAAACGAAACTTGCATACTGGTGATCAGTGCCCAGAATTGCACTGAGGTCCCATTGCAACTATTATCCATGTCAATTGAAGCAGATAATGATGGGACCGAAGAAAAGTCGTGTTCCATAAAAAATGCTAGTAGTAACCTTGTAGACCCAGCTCTTCTCACGCCTGGAGAAGAATTTAAGAAGGTTTTCACTGTTACTTCCGAGATAAATTCATCAAAGCAGATTAGGTTAGGAAATGTGTTACTTAGATGGAAAAGACACTCAAAGACTGAAGACCAATATGATGCTAATGTTGGTTCAGTCTTGACAACACAGAGTCTTCCTGATGTCGATATAGAGTTCTCGCCTTTAATTGTGTGCATGGAGAGTCCTCCTTATGCCATCCTCGGAGATCCATTCACATACTTTATTAAGATTAAGAACCAATCAAAGCTATTACAGGAAGTCAAGTTTTCTCTAGCAGATGTACAGAGCTTTGTGATATCTGGTTCTCATGATGACACAATTTCAATACTCCCTGTATCCGAGCACGTCCTTGGCTACAAGCTGGTTCCTTTGGCCTCAGGTATGCTGCAGTTACCCAGATTTACTTTAACCTCAGCAAGATATTCTGCTAGCTTTCAGCCTTCAATGGCGGAATCTACTGTTTTTGTGTTTCCATCAAAGCCCCCCTGCGAGTTGGCTGACAAGGGAGACGCAGGACCAGAGTCTAGTGGTCCAATATCTACCAGCCTTTCTTGA
- the LOC111781475 gene encoding trafficking protein particle complex subunit 11 isoform X1: protein MQNYPEELRTPPVRLISLVGCPDLHPTISNHLLSEQPPIHTLAFPDLSNISFLLLLPSSKESSEPSLSTPPPGILKRDWLLKRRTKVPAVVAALFPSLHVSGDPAQWLQLCSDLDHLKAVTRSRNIKLVVIIVHSDSKDDINEDRMIALRKRAEVDTKYVIFVKPNDASDLSQSLHRLRNSFSELANVFYKDEGRKLKTRIEKRTSSYTELNIRYCFKAAVYAEFLSDWIEALRFYEDAYNKLWEISGLPTRSLSIQRLVEIKTVAEQLHFKISTLLLHSGKVVEAVTWFRQHITLYSRLIGEPDTEFLHWEWMSRQFMVFAELLETSSTTSLSIPALGLGTGNKPLTEWEFHSAYYYQLAANYLKEKRSSFELISSMYINADELEKTTESLVPSVYVGQYCRLLEQVDVTLMQTVTDKEFLNNTIAGEKKHQEPFHMITLLKKAYESYSHAKAQRMSSFCACQIAKEHYAMDNLEEAKRHFDNVASLYRREGWITLLWEVLSYLRDLSRKHGIVKDYLEYSLEMAALPISFDVHMLSLRSKDCCPVNPATLDNREKIHNEIFNLVDEESVLASVEHGKELKVTGDNPVHLEIDLVSPLRLVLLASVAFHEQVIKPGVPTLITVSLLSHLPLTIELDQLEVHFNQSECNFIVVNAERLPSAAMASDQDGHRVEQAPSLALSSNKWLRMTYQIKSDQSGKLECTSVIAKIRPNFTICCRAESPASMDDLPVWKFENHLETLPTKDPALAFSGLKTIQVEELDPEVDLILSASTPALVGETFIVPVTVVSKGPDIHSGELKINLVDVRGGGLFSPRETESFSSSHHVELLGISGMEDNADSHLISDEAMKIKQSFGLISVPFLKRGEPWSCKLQIKWHRAKPIMLYVSLGYSPLSDDPNAQKINVHRSLQIDGKPAVTIGHHILLPFRRDALLLSRTKAIPQSDQSLSLPLNETCILVISAQNCTEVPLQLLSMSIEADNDGTEEKSCSIKNASSNLVDPALLTPGEEFKKVFTVTSEINSSKQIRLGNVLLRWKRHSKTEDQYDANVGSVLTTQSLPDVDIEFSPLIVCMESPPYAILGDPFTYFIKIKNQSKLLQEVKFSLADVQSFVISGSHDDTISILPVSEHVLGYKLVPLASGMLQLPRFTLTSARYSASFQPSMAESTVFVFPSKPPCELADKGDAGPESSGPISTSLS from the exons atgcaGAATTACCCAGAAGAGCTTCGAACGCCGCCTGTGAGGCTAATATCGCTCGTCGGATGCCCCGACCTTCATCCCACCATCTCCAACCACCTCCTTTCCGAGCAGCCTCCGATCCACACCCTTGCCTTCCCCGACCTCTCCAATATCTCctttctcctccttcttccttcCTCCAAGGAATCCTCTGAACCTTCTCTTTCCACTCCTCCTCCCGGTATTCTCAAGAGGGATTGGCTTCTTAAGCGTCGGACCAAGGTTCCTGCTGTTGTTGCTGCTCTTTTCCCCTCTCTTCATGTTTCTGGCGATCCTGCCCAGTGGCTTCAGCTCTGCTCCGATCTCGATCACCTCAA AGCTGTGACTCGTTCGAGGAACATCAAGTTAGTTGTCATTATTGTCCATTCTGATTCCAAAG ATGATATCAACGAGGATCGAATGATTGCTCTGCGCAAACGTGCTGAAGTGGACACGAAATATGTCATCTTTGTTAAGCCTAATGATGCTTCGGATTTATCGCAATCCCTTCACAG GCTACGGAACTCCTTCTCAGAGCTAGCAAATGTATTCTATAAAGATGAAGGAAGGAAGTTGAAAACACGAATTGAAAAGAGGACCTCCAGTTACACTGAGTTGAATATTCGGTATTGCTTTAAA GCTGCCGTTTATGCAGAGTTCCTAAGTGACTGGATTGAAGCTTTACGCTTTTATGAGGATGCCTACAACAAGCTGTGGGAG ATTTCAGGGTTACCAACAAGGTCACTATCAATTCAGCGGTTGGTTGAGATTAAAACAGTTGCAGAGCAATTGCATTTTAAGATATCAACCTTGTTATTGCATAGTGGAAAGGTCGTTGAAGCAGTGACATGGTTCCGCCAACACATTACCTTGTACAGTAGGCTAATTGGAGAGCCAGATACTGAATTTCTTCACTGGGAATGGATGAGTAGACAATTTATGGTATTTGCCGAGTTGCTAGAGACAAGCTCAACAACTAGTCTTAGCATCCCAGCACTGGGTCTAGGCACTGGAAACAAGCCTTTAACTGAATGGGAGTTTCATTCAGCTTATTACTATCAG TTAGCCGCTAACTATCTGAAGGAGAAGAGATCATCTTTTGAACTGATATCATCAATGTACATAAATGCTGATGAATTGGAAAAAACTACCGAGTCTTTGGTACCGTCAGTATATGTGGGGCAGTATTGTAGGTTACTTGAACAAGTTGATGTAACGCTCATGCAAAC TGTTACAGATAAAGAGTTTCTGAATAATACCATTGCTGGAGAAAAGAAGCATCAAGAACCATTTCATATGATTACTCTCCTCAAGAAAGCTTATGAGTCGTATAGCCATGCCAAAGCTCAGAGAATGAGCTCTTTTTGTGCATGCCAGATTGCTAAAGAGCATTATGCAATGGACAATTTAGAAGAGGCAAAAAGACATTTTGATAACGTTGCAAGTTTATATAGGAGGGAGGGATGGATCACTTTGTTATGGGAAGTCCTCAGTTACCTGCGAGATTTGTCTAGGAAACATGGTATTGTGAAAGATTACTTGGAGTACTCTCTTGAAATGGCTGCACTTCCCATATCATTTGATGTTCATATGCTGTCTCTCAGATCCAAAGATTGCTGCCCAGTGAACCCTGCAACTCTAGACAATAGGGAAAAAATCCACaacgaaatatttaatctaGTTGATGAAGAATCAGTGTTGGCCTCAGTTGAACATGGCAAAGAACTCAAAGTAACGGGAGACAATCCTGTACATCTTGAAATTGATCTAGTGAGCCCTCTTAGATTGGTGCTTCTTGCTTCAGTTGCTTTTCATGAACAAGTAATCAAGCCTGGGGTGCCTACTCTGATTACCGTGTCACTTCTATCCCACTTGCCTCTTACCATTGAACTTGATCAATTAGAAGTTCACTTTAATCAGTCGGAGTGTAACTTTATCGTAGTAAATGCTGAAAGACTTCCTTCAGCTGCGATGGCCAGTGATCAAGATGGTCACAGAGTTGAGCAAGCTCCTTCTCTTGCACTTTCCTCAAATAAATGGCTACGGATGACATATCAAATTAAATCTg aTCAAAGTGGAAAACTCGAATGCACATCAGTTATTGCAAAGATACGGCCAAACTTTACAATCTGTTGCCGAGCTGAAAGCCCTGCTTCGATGGATGATTTACCTGTTTGGAAGTTTGAAAATCACCTGGAGACACTCCCAACAAAGGATCCCGCTCTAGCCTTTTCTGGCCTGAAGACAATCCAGGTTGAAGAGCTTGACCCAGAAGTGGATCTAATTTTAAGCGCTTCTACCCCtgcattagttggagagactTTCATAGTACCTGTAACCGTGGTCTCCAAGGGTCCTGATATTCACTCTGGCGAGTTAAAGATCAACCTGGTTGATGTGCGGGGAGGTGGTTTGTTTAGCCCAAGAGAAACAGAATCCTTTTCTAGTAGCCATCATGTTGAGCTTCTTGGCATTTCTGGTATGGAGGATAATGCAGACTCACATTTGATTTCTGATGAAGCAATGAAGATTAAGCAGTCCTTCGGACTGATTTCTGTTCCATTTCTAAAACGTGGAGAGCCCTGGTCCTGCAAACTGCAAATTAAATGGCACCGGGCTAAACCCATTATGCTTTATGTGTCCCTGGGTTACTCTCCACTTAGCGATGATCCAAATGCTCAAAAAATCAATGTTCACAGGAGCTTGCAGATTGATGGAAAGCCTGCTGTCACAATTGGTCATCACATTTTGCTGCCTTTCAGGCGGGATGCGTTGTTGCTTTCAAGAACTAAAGCAATCCCTCAGTCTGATCAGTCATTATCTCTGCCTCTAAACGAAACTTGCATACTGGTGATCAGTGCCCAGAATTGCACTGAGGTCCCATTGCAACTATTATCCATGTCAATTGAAGCAGATAATGATGGGACCGAAGAAAAGTCGTGTTCCATAAAAAATGCTAGTAGTAACCTTGTAGACCCAGCTCTTCTCACGCCTGGAGAAGAATTTAAGAAGGTTTTCACTGTTACTTCCGAGATAAATTCATCAAAGCAGATTAGGTTAGGAAATGTGTTACTTAGATGGAAAAGACACTCAAAGACTGAAGACCAATATGATGCTAATGTTGGTTCAGTCTTGACAACACAGAGTCTTCCTGATGTCGATATAGAGTTCTCGCCTTTAATTGTGTGCATGGAGAGTCCTCCTTATGCCATCCTCGGAGATCCATTCACATACTTTATTAAGATTAAGAACCAATCAAAGCTATTACAGGAAGTCAAGTTTTCTCTAGCAGATGTACAGAGCTTTGTGATATCTGGTTCTCATGATGACACAATTTCAATACTCCCTGTATCCGAGCACGTCCTTGGCTACAAGCTGGTTCCTTTGGCCTCAGGTATGCTGCAGTTACCCAGATTTACTTTAACCTCAGCAAGATATTCTGCTAGCTTTCAGCCTTCAATGGCGGAATCTACTGTTTTTGTGTTTCCATCAAAGCCCCCCTGCGAGTTGGCTGACAAGGGAGACGCAGGACCAGAGTCTAGTGGTCCAATATCTACCAGCCTTTCTTGA